The Pyrus communis chromosome 5, drPyrComm1.1, whole genome shotgun sequence region TTCGTTTGCAATAAACAATGATTGAGAGGAAGAACATGGGACGAGCTTCATCATTAGTTCTGGTCCTTTTGGCTCTTGGGTTTTTCTTTGCTACTTATAATTTGTCAACTATGGTAATTCATTATAGGTTGGTTGGGAAATGGGTAGGTGATAACACGGATAGTGGATTACTGTCTGACCCGATTATTGAGATGCCGGAGAATGGGAAGAAGTTTAAGAATACCAAGGCACCATTCCATGTTGCGTTAACAGCCACTGATACTCCTTACAGCAAATGGCAGTGTCGCATTATGTACTATTGgtataagaagaagaaggactTGCCTGTATCAGAGATGGGAGGATTTACTCGAATTTTGCATTCAGGAAAACCTGACAACTTGATGGATGAGATTCCAACTATTGTGGTTGATCCTCTTCCTGGAGGACTTGATCGGGTTAGGCTTCTGGCACTGTCATTCCTTTGTTATTATATTTGTATCAACTTGGATGTGATGGTTTCTATATGGACCATTTTATTTCTAAAGTCAAAATAAGGGGTCTTGGCAATATTAGAAATGTGTTGGGAGTTATACGAGATTTTActgaaaataaaagagaataaAGGAAAAGAGTCACACACAAAAAGAAAGTAAGTAAAGAAAAAGCGAAGGACGATTCCATGTTTTTGTGCTGACTAAGAATGGTTTTGAGTGGAAGGGAAGCAATGGATCTTGGGGAAGAataaaatttgttgagtttcaggGTCCATGCTGATCCACTGTATCACTATTCTCAATGATTTTCTACTCATTGGATGACAATTGACACGTGAAAGTtattaatttaagttttaaatctAATTATTAGATACTTTGCATAGTCTTATGAAATTTTGCAGAAaaagtcaatttttttttttttttaacgtttTGTATCTTTTTTCACTTTTCGATGTTAACTGTAAGTTGATTCATGTGTAAAGCTTAGCCCTTGCAAGTCAATAGTTGAAGATTGTTTTTCGATAACCTTTATATAATCAATGAAGAAGTTTGGGTAACTATTGTCCTTCTGATAATTTaaactttatgttttttatcGATCTTTGTTTCTAAGCGTGATTGCAAATTTTATATACAGGGATACGTTGTCTTAAACAGACCATGGGCTTTTGTGCAATGGCTGGAAAAGGCTACTATTGAGGAAGAGTGAGCTTCTGCATATTTGATGACCTTTgagttttctcattttttatcttttacttGACATCAAATCCCTTGAATTCTGTTGTTGCAGATATATTTTGATGGCGGAGCCTgatcatatttttataaatcCTCTTCCTAATTTGGCACTTGGAGGATATCCAGCAGCCTTCCCATTTTTCTACATTAAACCTTCTCAGAATGAGAAGATCATAAGAAAGTTTTATCCTGAGGAGAAGGGTCCAGTCACAAAGATTGGTCCAATTGGAAATTCTCCTGTAATTATCAAGAAGGTAATGGCTTGTGGTAAACTGTTATTTCTTTCGCTTTGTCTTGCATTCGTGATGGTCACTCCAGAAAATTTATCGTGCATTCTCCCGAGTGTTTTTTCTCGTGTTTATATGTTTGGAGTGCATAAGGACtgttttggagtgctaatagcAGCACCCTATTTAATACGTTGATGTCCAATTTATTTTGGGGTTCTGAAAACTTTGGTGTTCTAGTTTTCTGTAATTGTTTCCTTGTATAATTTCGCATTATCATTTATGACCCCTAGAACTTTAATGAGTAAATGTAATTTTTCAGGATTTGCTGGAAAAGATTGCTCCTACATGGAT contains the following coding sequences:
- the LOC137735468 gene encoding hydroxyproline O-arabinosyltransferase RDN2-like; translation: MIERKNMGRASSLVLVLLALGFFFATYNLSTMVIHYRLVGKWVGDNTDSGLLSDPIIEMPENGKKFKNTKAPFHVALTATDTPYSKWQCRIMYYWYKKKKDLPVSEMGGFTRILHSGKPDNLMDEIPTIVVDPLPGGLDRGYVVLNRPWAFVQWLEKATIEEEYILMAEPDHIFINPLPNLALGGYPAAFPFFYIKPSQNEKIIRKFYPEEKGPVTKIGPIGNSPVIIKKDLLEKIAPTWMNVSLRMKEDTETDKAFGWVLEMYAYAVASALHGVPHILRKDFMVQPPWDMELRKKFIIHYTYGCDYNLKGELTYGKIGEWRFDKKAYLRGPPPRNLPLPPPGVPESVVTLVKMVNEATANIPNWDTQ